One segment of Comamonas thiooxydans DNA contains the following:
- a CDS encoding MBL fold metallo-hydrolase: MTSSQESALHYPLGDTLPGPAQTLEVAPGVKWIRMTLPFALDHINLWLLRDRQTDLHGQVCEGWTVIDCCVNRTEAREQWEQIFASALEDLPVLRVIVTHMHPDHIGLAGWLCHQWNAPLWISATDYNVARVAMKDRDGFGGESGADFYSLHGQRDEEFLLHVRGRGSYYSSLVAPIPDIYHRIMDGDQIDINGRTWQCIAGYGHAPEHMALYCAELETLISGDMVLPRISANVSVHSSEPEANPLQLFLTSLKRYFALPQNTYVLPSHGKPFTGLHVRVQQLLDHHQERLDDIMQASLLQGLSAADILPILFKRQLDTHQMTFAMGEALAHLHYLWYSRQLTRRLDESGILRFYALTHK; this comes from the coding sequence ATGACCTCAAGCCAAGAATCCGCTCTTCATTACCCGCTCGGCGACACCTTGCCCGGTCCTGCCCAGACTCTGGAAGTCGCACCCGGCGTCAAGTGGATCCGCATGACCTTGCCGTTTGCCCTCGATCACATCAACCTCTGGCTGCTGCGTGATCGCCAGACCGATCTGCATGGCCAAGTATGCGAGGGCTGGACAGTCATCGACTGCTGCGTCAATCGCACCGAGGCCCGCGAGCAATGGGAACAGATTTTTGCCTCTGCGCTTGAAGACCTGCCTGTTCTGCGTGTCATCGTCACCCATATGCACCCCGACCATATCGGTTTGGCCGGCTGGCTCTGCCATCAATGGAATGCGCCCTTGTGGATCAGTGCCACCGATTACAACGTCGCCCGCGTCGCCATGAAGGACAGAGACGGCTTCGGCGGCGAATCCGGTGCGGACTTCTACAGCCTGCACGGACAAAGAGATGAGGAATTTCTGCTCCATGTGCGCGGCCGTGGCAGCTACTACTCTTCCCTGGTGGCCCCCATCCCCGACATCTATCACCGCATCATGGATGGCGACCAGATCGACATCAACGGCCGCACATGGCAATGCATTGCCGGCTATGGTCACGCGCCAGAGCACATGGCGCTGTACTGCGCCGAGCTCGAGACACTGATCAGCGGCGACATGGTCCTGCCCCGGATTTCCGCCAATGTCAGCGTGCATTCTTCCGAGCCCGAAGCCAACCCGCTGCAGCTGTTTCTCACATCGCTGAAGCGCTACTTCGCGCTCCCACAGAATACCTATGTTCTGCCCTCGCATGGCAAACCATTCACGGGATTGCATGTCCGTGTCCAGCAACTGCTGGACCATCATCAGGAACGTCTGGACGACATCATGCAGGCCTCCCTGCTACAGGGGCTGAGCGCTGCCGACATCCTTCCCATCCTCTTCAAACGCCAACTGGACACCCACCAGATGACTTTCGCCATGGGCGAGGCTCTGGCCCATCTGCACTACCTCTGGTACAGCCGACAACTGACGCGGCGCCTGGATGAAAGCGGCATCCTGCGCTTCTACGCCCTCACGCACAAATAA
- a CDS encoding MerR family DNA-binding transcriptional regulator, translating into MSTIYTISDLAKEFDLTTRAIRFYEDMGLLQPERSGAGGRNRVYSSRDRARLRLTLRAKRLGLSLSEAKEIIDMYDSPRDTGVQLRKFLDVLAIHRKQLEAQMADLQVTLDEVREQEKEARTLLKRSESKNGA; encoded by the coding sequence ATGTCGACCATTTACACCATCAGTGATCTTGCCAAAGAGTTCGACCTCACGACCCGGGCCATCCGTTTTTATGAGGACATGGGTTTGCTGCAGCCGGAGCGCTCCGGCGCAGGCGGTCGCAATCGCGTGTATTCATCGAGAGACCGCGCACGTCTGCGCCTGACGCTGCGGGCCAAGCGCCTGGGACTGTCGCTGTCGGAGGCCAAGGAAATCATTGACATGTATGACAGCCCGCGTGATACAGGCGTGCAGCTGCGCAAGTTTCTCGATGTGCTGGCTATCCACCGCAAGCAGCTCGAGGCGCAGATGGCCGATCTGCAGGTGACTCTGGATGAGGTGCGAGAGCAGGAAAAAGAGGCTCGCACGCTATTGAAAAGGAGCGAGAGCAAAAATGGCGCATAA
- a CDS encoding PaaI family thioesterase, giving the protein MSVAGATESLDFVHRVKQSFAKQGAMATIGAELTLVEPGAVDICLDWAAGLTQQHGFLHAGMVSTALDSACGYAGLTLMPADAAVLTIEFKINLLAPAKGQRFRMEGRVIKPGRTITVSEGKAFAIDQGKEKLIATMGCTLMCVQNREGIQH; this is encoded by the coding sequence ATGTCTGTTGCAGGTGCCACCGAGTCTCTGGATTTTGTTCATCGGGTGAAGCAGAGCTTTGCGAAGCAAGGCGCCATGGCCACGATTGGTGCAGAGCTGACCCTGGTGGAGCCTGGCGCTGTGGATATCTGCCTGGACTGGGCTGCGGGCCTGACACAGCAGCATGGCTTTCTGCACGCCGGCATGGTATCCACCGCACTGGACTCGGCCTGCGGTTACGCGGGCCTGACGCTGATGCCGGCCGATGCGGCCGTGCTCACCATCGAATTCAAGATCAATCTGCTGGCCCCGGCCAAAGGCCAGCGCTTTCGCATGGAAGGCCGGGTCATCAAGCCCGGACGCACCATCACCGTATCCGAAGGCAAGGCATTTGCCATTGACCAGGGAAAAGAGAAACTGATTGCCACAATGGGCTGCACTCTGATGTGTGTGCAGAACCGTGAAGGCATACAACACTGA
- a CDS encoding isovaleryl-CoA dehydrogenase: MSLANLPGLNFQLGEDIDALRDAVREFAQSEIAPRAAEIDRTDQFPMDVWRKFGELGVLGITVPEQYGGADMGYLAHMVAMEEISRASASVGLSYGAHSNLCVNQINRNGSEAQKAKYLPKLITGEHVGALAMSEPGAGSDVISMKLKAEDKGGYYLLNGSKMWITNGPDADTLVVYAKTEPEMGARGVTAFLIEKGMKGFSIAQKLDKLGMRGSHTGELVFQDVEVPAENILGGLNMGAKVLMSGLDYERAVLTGGPLGIMQSVMDNVVPYIHDRKQFGQSIGEFQLIQGKVADMYTVLQAGRSFAYTVAKNLDLLGTDHVRQVRKDCASVILWCAEKATWMAGEGVQIYGGNGYINEYPLGRLWRDAKLYEIGAGTSEIRRMLIGRELFAETC, from the coding sequence ATGAGCCTTGCCAATCTGCCCGGACTGAACTTCCAGCTCGGTGAAGACATCGATGCGCTGCGTGATGCGGTGCGTGAATTCGCTCAGAGCGAGATTGCTCCGCGTGCGGCCGAGATTGATCGCACCGACCAGTTCCCCATGGACGTGTGGCGCAAGTTCGGCGAGCTGGGCGTGCTCGGCATCACCGTACCCGAGCAGTATGGCGGCGCCGATATGGGCTATCTGGCGCATATGGTGGCCATGGAGGAAATCTCGCGCGCCAGTGCCTCGGTGGGCCTGTCCTATGGCGCGCACAGCAATCTGTGCGTGAACCAGATCAATCGCAACGGCAGCGAGGCGCAGAAGGCCAAATACCTGCCAAAGCTCATCACTGGGGAGCATGTGGGCGCGCTGGCCATGAGCGAGCCCGGTGCCGGCTCTGACGTCATCAGCATGAAGCTCAAGGCCGAGGACAAGGGCGGCTACTACCTGCTCAACGGCAGCAAGATGTGGATCACCAACGGGCCCGATGCCGACACCTTGGTTGTCTATGCCAAGACCGAGCCGGAGATGGGCGCTCGTGGCGTGACGGCCTTTCTGATCGAGAAGGGCATGAAGGGCTTCTCGATCGCGCAAAAGCTCGACAAGCTGGGCATGCGAGGCAGCCACACGGGCGAGCTGGTGTTCCAGGATGTGGAAGTGCCGGCTGAAAACATTCTTGGCGGCCTGAACATGGGCGCCAAGGTATTGATGAGCGGCCTGGACTATGAACGCGCCGTCCTGACCGGCGGCCCGCTGGGCATCATGCAGTCCGTCATGGACAATGTCGTCCCCTATATCCACGACCGCAAGCAGTTTGGCCAGAGCATCGGCGAGTTCCAGCTGATTCAGGGCAAGGTGGCAGACATGTACACCGTGCTGCAAGCAGGCCGTTCTTTTGCCTATACGGTCGCTAAAAACCTGGATCTTCTGGGAACCGATCATGTGCGTCAGGTTCGCAAGGACTGCGCCAGCGTCATCCTGTGGTGCGCCGAGAAGGCCACCTGGATGGCCGGCGAGGGCGTGCAAATCTATGGCGGTAATGGGTATATCAACGAGTATCCGCTTGGTCGTCTGTGGCGAGATGCGAAACTCTATGAGATTGGCGCTGGCACCAGCGAAATTCGCCGCATGCTCATAGGCCGCGAGCTGTTTGCTGAAACCTGCTGA
- the can gene encoding carbonate dehydratase translates to MTTTSIEELFVHNREWADQMERDRPGFFTGLMAQQKPKYMWIGCSDSRVPANQITGLEPGEVFVHRNVANVVVPSDLNCLSTIQYSVDHLKIEHLMVVGHYGCGGVYAALNNLRLGLVDNWTRHVRDVRDKHIKLLEGISTQFRHDVLCELNAIEQVVNVAQSTVMQDAWARGQKVTLHGWCYSLNNGHITNLEMTVPGVGGLEDVYNKAVEKVAARKRD, encoded by the coding sequence ATGACAACGACCTCCATCGAAGAACTGTTTGTCCACAACCGCGAATGGGCAGACCAGATGGAGCGTGATCGTCCTGGTTTCTTTACCGGACTGATGGCGCAGCAAAAACCCAAATACATGTGGATCGGCTGCTCGGACAGCCGCGTGCCAGCCAACCAGATCACGGGTCTGGAGCCTGGCGAGGTGTTCGTGCACCGCAACGTGGCCAACGTGGTCGTGCCCAGCGATCTGAACTGCCTGTCCACCATCCAGTACTCGGTCGATCATCTGAAGATCGAGCACCTGATGGTTGTGGGCCACTATGGCTGCGGCGGTGTGTATGCGGCGTTGAACAATCTGCGTCTGGGTCTGGTGGACAACTGGACCCGCCATGTGCGCGACGTGCGCGACAAGCACATCAAGCTGCTGGAAGGCATCTCCACCCAGTTCCGCCACGATGTGCTGTGCGAGCTCAACGCCATCGAGCAGGTGGTCAACGTGGCCCAGTCCACCGTGATGCAGGATGCCTGGGCCCGCGGCCAGAAGGTGACGCTGCACGGCTGGTGCTACAGCCTCAACAACGGCCACATCACCAACCTCGAAATGACCGTGCCTGGTGTGGGCGGCCTGGAGGATGTCTACAACAAGGCTGTCGAGAAGGTCGCTGCGCGCAAGCGCGACTGA
- the aceK gene encoding bifunctional isocitrate dehydrogenase kinase/phosphatase: protein MFPQRLDAPEAYAIAQALMHGYNQHYRMFSAEAARAKQRFETLDWPGQQQAQRERIEFYDRQVRACIQRLEEEFAASLQSMAVWQQVKLHYIGLMVDHLQPELAETFFNSVTTKILHRTHFQNDFIFVRAAVSTEYLENTAPGAVPIYRAYYPGNLAQIEGTLQSLFEQLQLQCRFEDLQRDVHLLAERIRERLAGLTLRANFQLQVLSSLFYRNKGAYLVGKIITGYTELPLAIPILHGEKEQLILHAALFGEDDLHALFSFARAYFMVDMEVPSAYVSFLRSLMPRKPKAEIYNALGLAKQGKTLFYRDFLHHLRHSSDQLRIAPGIKGLVMLVFDLPSFPYVFKLIKDRIASSKDVSRPQVKAKYQLVKKHDRGGRMADTMEYSLVAFPKERFSDELLAELHAQAPEQIEISDRDGDGQMEVIISHLYIERRLVPLNLFLMECLAEADTKPERRAAMERAILEYGNAIKDLVATNIFPGDMLWKNFGVTRGGKVVFYDYDEIEYLTDCNFREVPQPRTEEEEMSGDIWYSVGPRDVFPETFGPFLLGHPAVRDIFMRHHADLLEAEFWRGHQSRIRDGHFLDVFPYERSRFLHAGDAGLDTQRFEIPANSLA from the coding sequence ATGTTTCCGCAACGACTGGACGCCCCCGAGGCCTATGCCATTGCGCAGGCCCTGATGCACGGCTACAACCAGCATTACCGCATGTTCAGTGCGGAAGCTGCCCGAGCCAAGCAACGCTTCGAGACCCTGGACTGGCCGGGCCAGCAGCAGGCCCAGCGTGAACGCATAGAGTTCTACGATCGGCAGGTGCGTGCCTGCATCCAGAGGCTGGAAGAGGAGTTTGCCGCCAGCCTGCAGAGCATGGCTGTCTGGCAGCAGGTCAAGCTTCATTACATCGGCCTGATGGTCGATCATCTGCAGCCCGAGCTGGCCGAGACCTTCTTCAACTCGGTCACCACCAAGATTCTGCATCGCACCCATTTCCAGAACGACTTCATCTTCGTGCGTGCGGCCGTCAGCACCGAGTATCTGGAAAACACTGCGCCGGGGGCTGTGCCCATCTACCGTGCCTATTACCCCGGCAACCTCGCCCAGATCGAAGGCACGCTGCAGAGCCTGTTCGAGCAGCTGCAGCTGCAATGCCGCTTCGAAGACCTGCAGCGCGACGTGCATCTGCTGGCCGAGCGCATACGCGAGAGGCTGGCGGGCCTGACGCTCAGGGCCAACTTCCAGCTTCAGGTGCTGTCCAGCCTGTTCTATCGCAACAAGGGGGCGTACCTGGTCGGCAAGATCATCACCGGCTATACCGAGCTGCCGCTGGCGATTCCCATCCTGCATGGAGAAAAGGAGCAGCTGATACTGCATGCGGCCCTGTTCGGTGAGGACGACCTGCATGCGTTGTTCAGCTTTGCGCGCGCCTACTTCATGGTGGACATGGAAGTGCCGAGCGCCTATGTGAGCTTTCTGCGCAGCCTCATGCCGCGCAAGCCCAAGGCGGAAATCTATAACGCCCTGGGTCTGGCCAAGCAGGGCAAGACGCTGTTCTACCGCGATTTTCTGCATCATCTGCGCCATTCCAGCGATCAGCTGCGCATTGCGCCCGGCATCAAGGGCCTGGTCATGCTGGTGTTCGACCTGCCGAGCTTTCCCTATGTGTTCAAGCTCATCAAGGACCGTATCGCCAGTAGCAAGGATGTGTCGCGTCCCCAGGTCAAGGCCAAGTACCAGCTGGTCAAGAAGCATGACCGCGGCGGCCGCATGGCCGACACCATGGAATACAGCCTGGTGGCCTTTCCCAAGGAGCGTTTCAGCGATGAGCTGCTGGCCGAGCTGCACGCCCAGGCTCCCGAGCAGATCGAGATCAGTGACCGTGATGGCGACGGGCAGATGGAAGTCATCATCAGCCATCTCTACATCGAGCGCCGTCTGGTGCCGCTGAACCTGTTCCTGATGGAGTGCCTGGCCGAGGCAGATACCAAGCCGGAGCGCCGTGCCGCCATGGAGAGGGCGATTCTCGAGTACGGCAATGCCATCAAGGATCTGGTCGCCACCAATATCTTTCCCGGCGACATGCTGTGGAAGAACTTTGGCGTCACGCGTGGCGGCAAGGTGGTGTTCTACGACTATGACGAGATCGAATACCTGACCGATTGCAACTTCCGCGAGGTGCCGCAGCCGCGCACCGAGGAAGAGGAGATGTCGGGCGACATCTGGTACTCGGTCGGCCCCAGGGATGTCTTCCCCGAGACCTTCGGGCCTTTTCTGCTGGGCCACCCGGCCGTGCGCGACATCTTCATGCGCCATCACGCCGATCTGCTGGAGGCCGAGTTCTGGCGCGGCCACCAGAGCCGTATCCGTGACGGTCATTTTCTGGACGTGTTCCCCTACGAGCGCAGCCGCTTTCTGCATGCTGGCGACGCAGGCCTGGACACGCAGCGTTTCGAGATTCCCGCCAATAGCCTCGCTTGA
- a CDS encoding acetyl-CoA C-acyltransferase produces MHQDPVVIVSAARTPMGAFQGDFSDLAAHDLGGAAIKAAVERAGIRPELVEEVLFGNCLMAGQGQAPARQAGFKGGLPQSTGAVTLSKMCGAGMEATILAHDQLIAGSREVMIAGGMESMTNAPYLLKKGRGGYRMGHDKIFDHMMLDGLEDAYEAGRSMGTFGEDCAAKYQFTREAQDAFAIASVQRAQAAAQNGAFDAEITPVTVKTRKGDVTVSVDEGPAKAKLDKISSLKPAFKKDGTITAASSSSINDGAAAMVLMRESTAKQLGCKPLARIVSHATFAQAPEWFTTAPVGATEKALKKAGWAVEDVDLWEINEAFAVVPMALMADLKVSHDKVNVNGGACALGHPIGASGARILVTLLHALKTRGKKKGLATLCIGGGEATAMAIELI; encoded by the coding sequence ATGCATCAGGATCCCGTTGTCATCGTCAGCGCTGCCCGCACTCCCATGGGCGCGTTCCAGGGCGATTTTTCCGATCTGGCCGCCCATGACCTGGGTGGCGCAGCCATCAAGGCGGCAGTCGAGCGCGCCGGCATCCGGCCCGAGCTGGTGGAGGAGGTGCTGTTCGGCAACTGCCTGATGGCGGGCCAGGGCCAGGCTCCAGCTCGCCAGGCCGGCTTCAAGGGCGGCCTGCCGCAAAGCACGGGTGCCGTGACCCTGTCCAAGATGTGCGGCGCCGGCATGGAAGCCACCATCCTGGCGCACGACCAGCTCATCGCCGGCAGCCGCGAGGTGATGATTGCCGGCGGCATGGAGAGCATGACCAATGCGCCCTACCTGCTCAAGAAGGGGCGTGGCGGCTACCGCATGGGGCACGACAAGATCTTCGACCACATGATGCTCGACGGTCTGGAGGACGCCTATGAAGCAGGCCGCTCCATGGGCACCTTCGGTGAGGACTGTGCTGCCAAATACCAGTTCACGCGTGAAGCGCAGGATGCGTTTGCCATTGCCAGCGTGCAGCGCGCCCAGGCCGCCGCGCAAAACGGTGCTTTTGACGCCGAAATCACGCCCGTCACCGTCAAGACCCGCAAGGGCGACGTGACCGTCAGCGTGGACGAAGGCCCGGCCAAGGCCAAGCTGGACAAGATCTCCAGCCTCAAGCCTGCGTTCAAGAAGGATGGCACCATCACTGCCGCTTCCAGCTCCAGCATCAACGACGGCGCCGCCGCCATGGTGCTGATGCGCGAGTCCACGGCCAAGCAGCTGGGCTGCAAGCCGCTGGCGCGCATCGTCTCGCACGCGACCTTTGCACAGGCCCCCGAGTGGTTTACCACTGCACCCGTGGGCGCCACCGAAAAGGCGCTGAAGAAGGCCGGCTGGGCCGTGGAGGATGTGGACCTGTGGGAAATCAACGAAGCCTTCGCCGTGGTGCCCATGGCGCTGATGGCCGATCTCAAGGTCTCGCATGACAAGGTCAACGTGAATGGCGGCGCCTGCGCTCTCGGACACCCGATCGGCGCCAGCGGCGCGCGCATTCTGGTCACCCTGCTGCACGCGCTCAAGACACGCGGCAAGAAGAAGGGCCTGGCTACGCTGTGCATCGGTGGCGGTGAGGCCACGGCCATGGCAATTGAGCTGATCTGA
- a CDS encoding MSMEG_1061 family FMN-dependent PPOX-type flavoprotein encodes MITSREQLLQLYDPPAERALLKQQWELDRHCLRFIALSPFLVMATGGAGGTLLDASPRGGKPGFVKAPDANTLLIPDAGGNNRLDSLSNLLDDPRLGLLFFVPGFDETLRVNGTAQLRDEAHYTALFASDHFRPKLVIEVHVQEAYLHCAKALMRSRLWSEEARVARNVMPTLNQIIHAQMGLTVQPESQESMVARYGAMIAAEQVKKS; translated from the coding sequence ATGATCACTTCGCGCGAACAACTGCTGCAGTTGTACGACCCTCCTGCCGAGCGGGCGTTGCTCAAACAGCAGTGGGAGCTGGATCGGCACTGCCTGCGCTTTATCGCGCTGTCACCGTTTCTGGTCATGGCCACCGGCGGTGCGGGCGGCACCTTGCTCGATGCTTCGCCACGAGGCGGCAAGCCTGGCTTCGTCAAGGCACCAGACGCCAATACCTTGCTCATTCCCGATGCGGGCGGCAACAACCGGCTGGACAGCCTGAGCAATCTGCTCGACGACCCGCGCCTGGGTTTGCTGTTCTTTGTGCCGGGCTTTGACGAAACCCTGCGCGTCAACGGCACGGCCCAGCTGCGTGACGAGGCGCATTACACGGCCTTGTTTGCCAGCGATCATTTCCGCCCCAAGCTGGTGATCGAAGTCCATGTGCAGGAAGCCTATCTGCACTGTGCCAAGGCGCTGATGCGCTCGCGCCTGTGGAGCGAGGAAGCCAGGGTGGCGCGCAACGTCATGCCCACGCTCAATCAGATCATCCATGCCCAAATGGGGCTGACTGTCCAGCCTGAATCGCAGGAAAGCATGGTGGCCCGCTATGGCGCCATGATTGCCGCCGAGCAGGTCAAGAAAAGTTGA
- a CDS encoding SDR family oxidoreductase: MALILIMGASRGLGRALAEAYLAQGHQVIATVRKAEDMVALQARGARVLQVDLADPASVSGLAWQLDGASIDIALYVAGVWDGHDAGVPPTQQQFDLVMHSNVLGFMQALPQIAPMVQEAGGVIGAFSSGMSLLGDADESAWLYRVSKAALNMAVVSACRQWPGLTLLALDPGWVQTEMGGTAAPLSVAQSVQGLMQALAQVKPEDRGQLLRHDGRYVKLLDA; encoded by the coding sequence ATGGCTTTGATACTCATCATGGGCGCATCGCGCGGCCTGGGCCGAGCCCTGGCCGAGGCCTATCTGGCACAGGGCCACCAGGTGATTGCCACCGTGCGCAAGGCTGAAGACATGGTCGCGCTGCAGGCACGCGGCGCCCGGGTGCTGCAGGTCGATCTGGCAGATCCTGCCAGCGTCAGCGGCCTGGCTTGGCAGCTCGACGGGGCCAGCATCGATATCGCGCTGTACGTGGCCGGTGTCTGGGACGGTCATGACGCAGGCGTGCCGCCTACCCAGCAGCAGTTCGATCTGGTGATGCACAGCAATGTGCTGGGCTTTATGCAGGCTCTGCCGCAGATTGCGCCTATGGTGCAGGAGGCTGGCGGCGTGATCGGCGCCTTTTCCAGCGGCATGTCCCTGCTGGGCGATGCGGACGAGAGCGCCTGGCTGTACCGCGTCAGCAAGGCTGCGCTCAATATGGCCGTGGTCTCGGCCTGCCGCCAATGGCCGGGCCTGACGCTGCTGGCGCTGGACCCGGGTTGGGTGCAGACCGAGATGGGCGGCACTGCGGCCCCGCTGTCGGTGGCTCAAAGCGTGCAGGGGCTGATGCAGGCCCTGGCGCAGGTCAAGCCCGAAGACCGTGGTCAGCTGCTGCGCCACGACGGCAGATACGTCAAGCTTCTAGACGCCTAG
- a CDS encoding acyl-CoA dehydrogenase family protein, whose translation MLLNQDQEMIRDALRDFVREQITPHAARWDKEHEFPKDVHQGLAALGAYGICVPEELGGAGLDYVSLALVLEEIAAGDGGTSTVISVTNCPVNAILMKYGNAGQQEQWLRPLAQGQMLGAFCLTEPHVGSDASALRTTAVRDGDEYVINGVKQFITSGKNGDVAIVIAVTDKVAGKKGMSAFIVPTGNPGYQVARLEDKLGQHSSDTAQINFENCRIPAANLIGAEGEGYKIALSALEGGRIGIAAQSVGMARAAFECALQYSKERESFGQPIFNHQAVGFRLAECATQIEAARQLIWHAASLRDAGLPCLKEAAMAKLFASEMAERVCSAAIQTLGGYGVVSDFPVERIYRDVRVCQIYEGTSDVQKILIQRALA comes from the coding sequence ATGCTGCTGAATCAGGACCAGGAAATGATCCGCGACGCTTTGCGCGATTTTGTGCGCGAGCAGATCACACCCCATGCCGCGCGCTGGGACAAGGAGCACGAGTTCCCCAAGGACGTGCACCAGGGGCTGGCCGCGCTCGGTGCCTATGGCATCTGCGTGCCCGAGGAACTCGGCGGTGCGGGCCTGGACTATGTGAGTCTGGCGCTGGTGCTCGAGGAAATCGCCGCTGGCGATGGCGGCACCAGCACCGTCATCAGCGTGACCAATTGCCCTGTCAATGCCATCCTCATGAAGTACGGCAATGCCGGCCAGCAGGAACAATGGCTGCGTCCGCTGGCGCAGGGCCAGATGCTGGGTGCCTTCTGCCTGACCGAGCCCCATGTGGGCAGCGATGCCTCGGCGCTGCGTACCACGGCCGTGCGCGATGGCGACGAGTATGTGATCAACGGCGTCAAGCAGTTCATCACCAGCGGCAAGAATGGCGATGTGGCCATCGTCATTGCCGTCACCGATAAGGTGGCGGGCAAGAAGGGCATGAGTGCCTTCATCGTGCCCACCGGCAATCCTGGCTACCAGGTGGCACGTCTCGAAGACAAGCTGGGCCAGCACAGCAGCGATACGGCGCAGATCAATTTCGAGAACTGCCGCATTCCCGCCGCGAACCTGATCGGGGCCGAGGGCGAAGGCTACAAGATTGCACTTTCTGCCCTCGAAGGCGGGCGTATCGGCATTGCCGCACAAAGCGTGGGCATGGCGCGTGCGGCCTTTGAATGCGCGCTGCAATACAGCAAGGAACGCGAGAGCTTTGGCCAGCCCATCTTCAACCATCAGGCCGTGGGCTTCAGGCTTGCCGAATGCGCGACGCAGATCGAAGCGGCCCGGCAACTGATCTGGCATGCTGCCAGCCTGCGTGATGCGGGTCTTCCCTGCCTCAAGGAAGCAGCCATGGCCAAGCTCTTTGCCAGCGAAATGGCCGAGCGCGTATGCAGCGCCGCCATCCAGACCCTGGGCGGCTATGGCGTGGTGAGCGACTTTCCCGTGGAGCGCATCTATCGCGATGTGCGCGTATGCCAGATCTACGAAGGCACCAGCGATGTGCAGAAGATCTTGATCCAGCGGGCGCTGGCCTGA
- a CDS encoding alpha/beta fold hydrolase produces MPFAQVNGQNIYYEDTGGRGPAIVFSHGLLMDHTMFEPQIQALQGQYRCISWDERGHGQTADPEHCEAFSYYDSADDLAALLKYLGVEKAVLAGMSQGGYLSLRCALIHPDVVGALVLIDTQAMLEDPEQMPHHEALLKAWMEHGLSDDMATIVEHTILGQGWPGAAQWRAKWKQASPINLGQSFATLALRDDISPRLAEIKVPALVIHGDKDAAIGVERARAMFKGLPQAQWVDVAGAGHAANLTHPEPVNAAIRQFLDGLH; encoded by the coding sequence ATGCCTTTTGCCCAGGTCAATGGTCAGAATATCTACTACGAGGACACGGGAGGGCGTGGTCCGGCCATTGTGTTCTCGCATGGCCTGCTCATGGATCACACCATGTTCGAGCCGCAGATACAGGCTTTGCAGGGGCAGTATCGCTGCATCAGCTGGGATGAGCGCGGTCACGGGCAGACCGCAGATCCCGAGCATTGCGAAGCGTTCAGCTACTATGACTCGGCCGACGATCTGGCGGCCTTGCTCAAATATCTGGGTGTGGAAAAAGCGGTGCTGGCGGGCATGTCGCAAGGCGGCTATCTGTCGCTGCGCTGCGCGCTGATTCATCCGGATGTCGTGGGCGCGCTGGTGCTGATCGATACCCAGGCCATGCTGGAGGATCCCGAACAGATGCCGCACCATGAGGCGCTGCTCAAGGCCTGGATGGAGCATGGGCTGTCGGATGACATGGCCACCATCGTGGAGCACACGATTCTGGGCCAGGGCTGGCCCGGAGCTGCGCAGTGGCGCGCCAAATGGAAGCAGGCCTCGCCGATCAACCTGGGGCAGAGCTTTGCGACGCTGGCGCTGCGCGATGACATCAGCCCGCGCCTGGCCGAAATCAAGGTGCCTGCGCTGGTGATTCATGGCGACAAGGATGCGGCCATCGGTGTGGAGCGTGCGCGGGCCATGTTCAAGGGCTTGCCCCAGGCCCAGTGGGTGGATGTGGCCGGCGCAGGCCATGCCGCCAATCTCACGCATCCGGAACCCGTGAATGCGGCCATCAGGCAGTTTCTGGACGGCCTGCACTGA
- a CDS encoding DUF421 domain-containing protein, with product MFSMAVPWWEFVIRGVGVYLFLLVFLRLTGRRQTGQYAPFDLVLLLILSNAVQNSMNAGDNSLIGGLISAGTLLACHALLSRLSYRFARLRRLVNGKPKVLIHQGIVQPSLMTQEQITAEDLAAALRSNGCLNAHEVERATIETNGQITVVLRKRSMAELGEA from the coding sequence ATGTTCTCCATGGCGGTTCCCTGGTGGGAGTTCGTGATTCGCGGTGTTGGCGTCTACCTGTTTCTGCTGGTGTTTCTGCGCCTGACCGGCAGGCGCCAGACCGGCCAGTACGCACCTTTCGACCTGGTGCTGCTGCTGATTCTTTCCAATGCAGTACAGAACTCCATGAATGCGGGCGACAACTCACTGATCGGCGGCCTGATCAGTGCCGGCACGCTGCTGGCCTGCCATGCGCTGCTCTCCCGCCTGAGTTACCGCTTTGCGAGGCTTCGCAGGCTGGTGAACGGCAAACCCAAGGTTCTGATTCACCAGGGCATTGTGCAACCCAGTCTGATGACGCAAGAGCAGATCACTGCCGAAGACCTGGCGGCAGCCCTGCGCTCCAATGGCTGCCTCAACGCGCATGAGGTGGAGCGAGCCACGATCGAGACCAACGGCCAGATCACCGTGGTACTGCGCAAGCGCAGCATGGCTGAGCTGGGGGAGGCCTGA